One part of the Paramormyrops kingsleyae isolate MSU_618 chromosome 2, PKINGS_0.4, whole genome shotgun sequence genome encodes these proteins:
- the npy8br gene encoding neuropeptide Y receptor Y8b isoform X1, with product MMNNSSRPWWDELSWDQSGQCRTSVSSTTFLIVAYSAVIAVGLIGNTCLVFIISRQKEMRNVTNIFIANLSCSDILMCIVCLPVTVIYTLMDRWILGEALCKVTPFVQCMSVTVSIFSMVLIALERHQLIIHPTGWKPVVGHSYLAVAVTWMVACFISLPFLSFNILTNAPFQNLSLPYNPFTDHVICMELWPSERNRLAYTTSLLLFQYCLPLSLILVCYLRIFLRLRRRKDMVERTRDPRQKKAKGSKRVNVMLASIVAVFALCWLPLNVFNTLFDWHHWAIPSCQHDIIFSACHLTAMASTCVNPVIYGFLNSNFQKELRAALYRCRCWGAPESYESFPLSTVSMEVTKMSSLSVIT from the coding sequence ATGATGAATAACAGCAGCAGACCCTGGTGGGATGAGCTATCCTGGGACCAGTCAGGCCAGTGCCGCACCTCGGTGAGCAGCACGACCTTCCTCATTGTGGCGTACAGCGCCGTGATTGCCGTCGGCCTCATCGGCAACACCTGCCTCGTCTTCATCATCTCCCGGCAGAAGGAGATGAGGAACGTCACCAACATCTTCATCGCCAACCTCTCCTGTTCCGACATCCTCATGTGCATCGTCTGCCTGCCAGTCACTGTCATCTACACCCTGATGGACCGATGGATCCTGGGAGAAGCCCTCTGCAAGGTCACGCCTTTCGTCCAGTGCATGTCTGTCACGGTCTCCATCTTCTCCATGGTGCTTATCGCCCTGGAGCGCCACCAGCTTATCATCCACCCTACGGGCTGGAAGCCGGTGGTGGGTCACTCCTACCTAGCAGTGGCTGTCACCTGGATGGTGGCTTGCTTCATCTCCTTGCCATTCCTCTCGTTCAACATTCTCACCAACGCCCCCTTCCAGAACCTGAGCCTCCCTTACAATCCATTCACGGACCACGTGATCTGCATGGAGCTTTGGCCGTCCGAGCGTAACCGGCTGGCCTACACCACGTCGCTGCTGCTCTTCCAGTACTGCCTGCCCCTGTCCCTCATCCTCGTCTGCTACCTGCGCATTTTCTTGCGGCTACGACGGAGGAAGGACATGGTGGAAAGAACGCGGGACCCCCGGCAGAAGAAAGCAAAGGGGTCCAAGAGGGTCAATGTCATGCTGGCCTCCATCGTGGCTGTCTTCGCCCTCTGCTGGTTACCACTCAATGTCTTTAACACGCTGTTCGACTGGCACCACTGGGCGATCCCCTCCTGCCAGCATGACATCATCTTCTCTGCCTGCCACCTGACGGCCATGGCGTCCACCTGCGTCAACCCTGTCATCTATGGCTTCCTCAACAGCAACTTCCAGAAGGAGCTGAGGGCTGCGCTATACCGATGCCGATGCTGGGGGGCGCCGGAGAGCTATGAGAGTTTCCCCCTCTCCACAGTAAGCATGGAGGTCACCAAAATGTCTTCTTTGAGTGTAATTACCTAG
- the npy8br gene encoding neuropeptide Y receptor Y8b isoform X2, which translates to MMNNSSRPWWDELSWDQSGQCRTSKEMRNVTNIFIANLSCSDILMCIVCLPVTVIYTLMDRWILGEALCKVTPFVQCMSVTVSIFSMVLIALERHQLIIHPTGWKPVVGHSYLAVAVTWMVACFISLPFLSFNILTNAPFQNLSLPYNPFTDHVICMELWPSERNRLAYTTSLLLFQYCLPLSLILVCYLRIFLRLRRRKDMVERTRDPRQKKAKGSKRVNVMLASIVAVFALCWLPLNVFNTLFDWHHWAIPSCQHDIIFSACHLTAMASTCVNPVIYGFLNSNFQKELRAALYRCRCWGAPESYESFPLSTVSMEVTKMSSLSVIT; encoded by the exons ATGATGAATAACAGCAGCAGACCCTGGTGGGATGAGCTATCCTGGGACCAGTCAGGCCAGTGCCGCACCTCG AAGGAGATGAGGAACGTCACCAACATCTTCATCGCCAACCTCTCCTGTTCCGACATCCTCATGTGCATCGTCTGCCTGCCAGTCACTGTCATCTACACCCTGATGGACCGATGGATCCTGGGAGAAGCCCTCTGCAAGGTCACGCCTTTCGTCCAGTGCATGTCTGTCACGGTCTCCATCTTCTCCATGGTGCTTATCGCCCTGGAGCGCCACCAGCTTATCATCCACCCTACGGGCTGGAAGCCGGTGGTGGGTCACTCCTACCTAGCAGTGGCTGTCACCTGGATGGTGGCTTGCTTCATCTCCTTGCCATTCCTCTCGTTCAACATTCTCACCAACGCCCCCTTCCAGAACCTGAGCCTCCCTTACAATCCATTCACGGACCACGTGATCTGCATGGAGCTTTGGCCGTCCGAGCGTAACCGGCTGGCCTACACCACGTCGCTGCTGCTCTTCCAGTACTGCCTGCCCCTGTCCCTCATCCTCGTCTGCTACCTGCGCATTTTCTTGCGGCTACGACGGAGGAAGGACATGGTGGAAAGAACGCGGGACCCCCGGCAGAAGAAAGCAAAGGGGTCCAAGAGGGTCAATGTCATGCTGGCCTCCATCGTGGCTGTCTTCGCCCTCTGCTGGTTACCACTCAATGTCTTTAACACGCTGTTCGACTGGCACCACTGGGCGATCCCCTCCTGCCAGCATGACATCATCTTCTCTGCCTGCCACCTGACGGCCATGGCGTCCACCTGCGTCAACCCTGTCATCTATGGCTTCCTCAACAGCAACTTCCAGAAGGAGCTGAGGGCTGCGCTATACCGATGCCGATGCTGGGGGGCGCCGGAGAGCTATGAGAGTTTCCCCCTCTCCACAGTAAGCATGGAGGTCACCAAAATGTCTTCTTTGAGTGTAATTACCTAG